The DNA window TACATGCTCGAGGATTTTCATTTCGTGACCGAGGACCAGGACCTCTACCAGGTCATGGAGATCATCCTTGGGCATCGCCAGCGTCTGGTCCCTGTGCTGCGCGGCCAGGAACTGGTCGGGGTCATCACGCGCACGGACCTGATCAATCTCATGGTCCAGGAGCCGGCCCGCATTCCCGAGTCCCTGCTTTCGGACAAGCGCCAGGAGAAGAACATCCGCCAGATATTGCTGGAGCGCCTGCCCAAGGACATCGTTTCCCTGCTTCAGCTTGCCGGGCAGACCGGACAGGAGCTTGACGTAGCGGTCTACGCCGTGGGCGGATTCGTGCGCGACATGCTGCTTGGCATCCCCAACGATGACATCGATCTTGTGGTCGAAGGCGACGGCATCGCCTTTGCCCAGAATCTCGGGCGCAAGCTCGGGGCGCGGGTACGCCCACATTTGAAATTCCGCACCGCGGTGCTCATCCTGCCCGGCGGCCAGAAGATCGACGTGGCCACGGCCCGCCTCGAATACTACGAGTATCCGGCCGCCCTGCCCATCGTCGAACTCTCGTCGCTGAAGATGGACCTGTACCGCCGCGATTTTTCCATCAACACCCTGGCCATCCACCTCTGCCCGCCCCACTTCGGGCGTCTGGTGGATTTTTTCGGAGGGCAGCAGGACATCAAGGACGGGGTCATACGGGTCCTGCATTCCCTGTCTTTCGTGGAAGACCCGACGCGGATCATCCGCGCCATCCGATTCGAGCAGCGTTTCCAGTTCAAGATCGGCGGACAGACCGAGCGGCTCATCAAAAATGCCGTGCGCCTGAACATCTTTCAGAAGCTCTCCGGAGCGCGCATCCGGCACGAACTGCGCCTTTTGGCCGAGGACAGCGCGCCGCTGGACGCCTTCATCCGTATGCGTGACCTGGGCCTTTTGCAGGAGATCCACCCCCTGCTCCATTTCCCGCAGACCAAGGAAGCCCTGCTGGAAGAGATCGAGCGGGTCATCACCTGGTACAAGCTGCTCTTCCGCGAGGAGGCCCCGGACATCTGGATCGTCTATTTTCTCGGGCTGGTGTCGGGCTTCGACACACATCAGGTCCAGGCCCTGACCTCGCGGCTCAGGTTTCCGCCCAAGCGCATCGAACTGGTGGAGTCCACCCGTCGCCAGTTGCGCTATGTGGCCATGCAGCTGGCGCAGTGGGGAAAGAACGGTGGGTCCGCGGCCGACCTGTACGACATCCTCTCCCCCCTGTCCCTGGAGGGCCTCCTGTACACCATGGCCAAGCAGCGCAAGCTGGAGCTTAAAAAAGCCGTCTCCCACTACCTGACTCATTTGCAGGACGTGGGCATCCTGGTCACCGGATCCGATATCAAGAAAATGGGTCTGGAACCTGGTCCCAGGTTCGCGAACATTCTGCGTGCGGTGAAGCGGGCCGTCCTGAACGGGGAAGTGCGCACCCGTGAAGATCAGCTGAAGTACGCCAGGCGTATGGCCGCATCACTCCAGGGGCAGGAGCCCAAAGCCGTTTCTTGACCAAAGCGGGGCAATTCTTTAACGATTTTATGTCATTTTGGTCTGTCGGACAATTTTTCGGGAAATCATCATTTTACCAGCTCTGGAGGACGTATGCGTACACGGATTGCACTTGTTTTGCTGGCTCTTTTGCTCATGGCCGGAAATGCCCTGGCCAAGGATGTCGTTTTTGCGGTGGATGCCACCTATCCGCCCATGGAAATGATCGACGCCGACAAGAACATCGTCGGTTTTGGTCCCGAGGTCGTTATCGCCATGGGCAAGGCCGGCGGATTCAACCCGATTCTCAAGAACACCGCATGGGACGGCATCTTCGCGGGACTTGCTTCCGGCAAGTACGACGCCATCGCCTCCTCGGTCTCCATCACCGACGAGCGCAAGCAGAACATGGATTTTTCCGATCCCTATTTTGAAGTGAAGCAGGGCGTCATCGTGCCCAAGGGCTCGGGCATCGCTTCCGTTGCCGACCTTGCCGGCAAGACCGTTGCCTCCCAGATGGGCACCACCGGCTACTTTCTGTGCAAGAAGATCGAAGGCGCCACCGCCAAGTCCTATGACGAGATCGGCCTGGCCGTGGAAGATCTCTACAACGGCCGTATCGATGCCGTCATCGCCGACGACGCCGTCGCCTCCAACTACGCACTGCAGCATGAGCAGTATTCCCAGAAGCTGACCCTGGCCTTTCTGATCGCCCCCGAATCCCCGGAATACCTGGGTTTTGCCGTGAACAAGGGCAACAAGGAAATCGTCGATCTGATCAACTCCTCCCTGGCCGCCATCAAGGCCAGCGGCGAGTACGACAAGATCTACGCAAAATGGTTCGGAGCCAAATAATGTCATGACCGGGGCAAACGCCCCGGTTTTCCTTTTTTTTCAGCGATTACGACAAGGCCAGTCATGAACCCACAATATTCCACAAAAGCTGTCAAGATCGACATCGGCGACGGCGCGGCCATCCCCCTGAAAAAGGACTCGGGCCTCTTCAACGCATGGTGGCTCACCTTTTTCGGCGCCATCGGCATCATCATCTATCTGTGCGTGACACAGCCCGAGCCATACTGGCGGATTCTGCAATTTCTTCCCGACGGCGTCCTGGTCACCTTCCAGGTCACGTTCCTGTCCATCATGCTTTCCCTTGTGCTTGGGCTCATTACAGGTCTTGGCCGGCTGTCTCGCAACAAGGTCCTGAACCTGATCGCCTCGACCTACGTGGAAGTCATCCGAGGAATCCCGCTCCTGGTGCAGCTGTTCTACATCTATTTCGCCCTGGGACGGCTTGAGCTCTTCAAGGATCTTCCGCCCATGGCCGCGGCTGTGCTCGCCATGGGCATCTGTTACGGCGCCTACATGGGCGAGGTATTCCGGGCAGGCATCGACTCCATCGACAAGGGACAGGCCGAAGCGGCCAGATCCCTGGGTTTCAATCGTCTCCAGACCATGATGTACGTAGTCCTGCCTCAGGCCTGGCGGACCATCCTGCCGCCGGTGGGCAACGAGTTCATCGCTCTTTTGAAAGACAGCTCCCTGGTCTCCATTCTGGCCGTGTCGGACCTGTTGCGCCGAGGCCGGGAATTCGCCAGCGAATCCTTTCTGTACTTCGAGGCTTACACAATGGTGGCCCTTGTCTATCTGGTCATCACGCTCTTCTTGTCCAAGGCCGTCAGTAAAATGGAGCAGAGGTTGAATTATTATGAACGGGACTAGGCCCATCATCGAAATCAAGAACGTCTACAAGTTCTTTGGCCAGTTGCAGGCATTAAACGACGTCAGCCTGTCCATCAATTCCGGAGAAAAGGTGGTCATCATCGGTCCCAGCGGATCGGGAAAGTCCACCCTGCTGCGTTCCATCAACCGCCTCGAAACCATTGACAGCGGAAGCATCGTGGTCGACGGACAGGATATCAACGCCAAGGATAACGATATCAACCTGATCCGCCAGGAGCTGGGCATGGTTTTCCAGAGCTTCAATCTGTTTCCGCACAAGACGGTGCTTGGCAACCTGACCATGGCACCCATGAAGCTGAAAAAAGTGCCGGAGCTTGAGGCCAAGAAACGGGCTCTCGCCCTGCTCGACAAAGTCGGCATCCGGGAGAAGGCCGAGGTTTATCCAGCCATGCTTTCCGGCGGGCAGCAGCAGCGCGTGGCCATTGCCCGGGCGCTGGCCATGAACCCCAAGATCATGCTCTTCGACGAGCCGACCTCCGCCCTGGACCCCGAGATGATCGGTGAGGTCCTGGACGTCATGGTCACCCTGGCCAGAGAGGGCATGACCATGGTCGTCGTGACCCACGAGATGGGTTTTGCCCGCGAAGTGGCGGACCGGGTCATCTTCATGGATCACGGCCAGATCGTCGAGACCGGAACTCCGGAGCATTTCTTCACCAGCCCCGAACATCCGCGCACCAAAAAATTCCTGAGCCAGATCCTGTAGACATGAAAACACTGCACGCGCCATGGCGCATCAACTACATTCTCGGCCCAAAGCCCGACAGCTGCGTCTTCTGCCTGCCCGAATCCACGGACGGCGACGAGGATCGCTTCGTACTGCACCGCGCCGAGAACTGTTTCGTCATCATGAACATCTTTCCCTACTCCAGCGGGCACCTCATGGTCACCCCGTATCGACACGTCAGCAACATCACCGAGCTCGACACGAGGGAAAGTCATGAGATCATGGACTATGTACAAAAGTGCTCTTTTATCTTAGAGCAGGCTTTCAATCCGCACGGAATCAACATCGGCGTGAACATCGGCGAGGCGGCCGGCGCCGGGATCAAGGAGCATCTTCATGTGCACCTTGTGCCGCGCTGGAACGGAGACCACTCCTTCATGGCCGTCATGTCGGAAACAAGCGTTCTGCCCGAGCATCTGCGCTCGACATACAAGCGCTTGAAGCCCTATTTCAACAACCTTCAACGGTAGAGGTGATACGGATGCGATATCTCAAAGTGCTGGGCCTGGTAGCCCTTTTCTTTTTCTCCATGCTCTTCTTTGTTCAGAACCATGACATCCTGATTCAGGAACTGGCGCTGGAGCTCAAGGTTTTCGGCTGGCACTACCAGACCGAGGCTGTGCCCTTCTACCTGATCATCCTCATGGCTTTCGTGATCGGTTCCCTGCTCTGCACGTTCTATTTCTTCCTGGAAAAAATCCGCCTGTCCAAGCAGTGCCGCCAGTACAAGAAGGAAATGGACGCCCTGGAGCGTGAAGTCGCATCCCTGCGTCCCAAGACCATGGATGAGTACACCACCCCGGAATCCACCGAAAACATCCAGAACTAGCACATCTGGAACGATCCGTCGTCCACTCTGCTGTCGTGCGTCCCAAGGATCATCCCTTCGGGACGCAATTTTTTTCCTCATACCGGGTAGCTCATGCATAACAAAACACTCACCGCTCTTGAATCCAAACGCCACTGGCTCATCACCGGCGTTGCCGGTTTCATCGGCTCCAATCTGCTGGAAACCCTGCTGCGCCACGATCAGCAGGTCACGGGACTGGACAATTTTTCCACCGGCCACAGGCACAATCTAGGCGAAGTCCAGGGCAGCATGACTCCCGAACAGTGGGCCCGCTTCCGCTTCATCGAAGGCGATATCCGGGACCTGCCCACCTGCATGGAAGCCTGCCGGGGCGTGGACTACGTCCTGCATCAGGCCGCGCTCGGCTCGGTGCCCCGCTCCATCGTCGATCCCCTGCTGACCAACGCCAACAACGTGACCGGCTTTCTGAACATGCTCGTCGCCGCCAAGGACAGCAAGGTCACGCGCTTCGTGTATGCGGCCTCAAGCTCCACCTATGGCGATCATCCCGGCCTGCCCAAGGTCGAGGAGACCATCGGCAAGCCGCTGTCTCCCTACGCCGTGACCAAGTACGTCAACGAGCTCTACGCCGAGGTGTTTTTAAAGACCTACGGCATGGACAGCGTGGGCCTGCGCTACTTCAACGTCTTCGGAAAGCGGCAGGATCCCGAGGGCGCCTACGCGGCGGTCATCCCCAAATGGTTCGCGGGGCTGCTGCGTGAAGAGACCGTGTGGATCAACGGCGACGGCGAAACGAGCCGCGACTTCTGCTTCATCGACAATTGCGTGCAGGCCAACATCCTGGCAGCATGCGCCACGGCTCCTGAAGTGGCCGGGAGCGTGTTCAACGTCGCCTTTGGCCAGCGCACCACCCTTGGCGAGCTTTTTTATCTCATCCGCGACGAGGCCGCCAAGTTCAAGCCGGCCTGCGCCGAAGCGCAGCCCTCGCACAGGGATTTCCGGGCCGGGGATGTGCGCCATTCCCTGGCGGATATTTCCAGGAGCCGCCGGCTGCTCGGCTACGACCCTGCCTTTGGCGTCCGCGACGGACTGGCCCGGGCCGGAGAGTGGTACGCCCGGCACCTGGGCTGATTGATTGAAAAATTACAACGAGTTGGACTGCAAAAAAACGTTGGGGGCAAACAAATGCAATGGCTAAGGTCCCTCCTGGGACTGCGCGACGACCACGCCGACCTCTTTTCGCCCGTGCCGCCCAATCCGGCCCTGGACGCCCTGGCCGCCATCGACGACCTTTCGCGGGCCATGCGCAACCATCATGGAGCGATCGAGATCTGCTCGGCACTGGGCAACCTCTACCGCATGCGCGGGGAGCTTGACCGGGCCATTCAAATGCGCAGCTCCCTTCTGCAACGCGCGGATCTCGGCCGCGAGGATCAGTCCCGGATCTATTTCGAGCTCGGCCGCGACTATTCCCGGGCGGGCATCCTCGACCGCGCCCAGGAGGCCCTGCGCAAATGTCGCGATATCGGCGGCGACAATCCCGCCCTGGAGCTGGAGCTGGCCCTTCTGCACGCCAAGGGCGGGGATTTTCTGGCCGCCAGCCGTCAATACAGGAAAATGGGACTCGATCTGCAGGCTGCGCATTACCTGGTCCGGGCCGCCACGACCGGAACCGAGGCCGCTGACCAGGGCCTGTTGGCGGAAGCCCGGGAGATCTATCCCGCCTCTCCCGAGGCCTGGCTGGAAGGGATCATGTTTCAGATCAGCCGCGAATCCTGGGACGATGTCATCGCGCTGCTCGACCAGGGACTGGGATCGGTCGGCACGCATCTGGGCTTCGTGCTGCTCGATCCCCTGCTCGACTACGAGGATTCGGGCGTGCCGGTGAAGGCCATCCTGCCCGCGGCGCATCTGGACGCCTTGCTGGCCGTCATTGACAGGCACCCTCCGGAACTTGCCCCGCTGCATTACGCCGGATGCCTGCTGCGCGCCCACGGCCGCGTCGAGGAGGCCAAGACCTGGCAGGAGAAAACCCTGCTCATGAGTCCGGCCTTCTGGCCTGCCCGCCTGGAGCTTCTGACCATGTCCCTGCCCGAGCAGCAGATGACTCCGGTGTTCGAGTTTCAGCTGGAATTCCTGCTGCGCCGCGCACGCGAGGCGAAACGCTTTGTTTGCGCCCGCTGCGGATTGAAACGCGGCCAGATCTTCTTCTGCTGTCCCAAGTGCATGTCCTGGCACTCCATAACCATCCGCCAGCTCCTCAGCGACGAAGCGTCATGAACACGGTCAAGGTCACGCCCATGATGGAGCAGTACCTGCGGGTCAAGGGAGAATATCCGGGCACCCTCGTGTTTTTCCGCATGGGAGATTTTTTCGAACTCTTCTTCGAGGACGCCGAAATCGCGGCCCGGGAGCTGCAGATCACGCTCACCAGCCGCAACCCCGGCGCGGAAAATCCCGTGCCCATGTGCGGGATGCCCCACCACGCCATCGACGAATATCTGCGCCAGCTGCTGGACAAGGGCTACAAGGTGGCCCTGTGCGATCAGGTCGAGGACCCCAAGCAAGCCAAGGGACTGGTCAAGCGCGAAGTGACCCGGGTGCTGACCCCCGGCACCGTGGTCGAGGACATGAACCTCGACGCCAAAGGCCACAATTTTCTGGGCGCCCTGTACTGGGAAGCCGACCTTGGCGGCGGACTGGCCTGGGTCGATTTTTCCACCGGGGCCTGGTCGGGCATCCAGACCAAAAGCGAGGCCGTGCTCTGGCAGTGGCTGGTCAAGATGAACCCGCGCGAACTGCTCCTGACCGAAACCCAGGCCCTGCCCAAGGGATTTGAGCAGTGGCAGGCCAAGCTTTCGCGCTATCCGCAAAAATCCTATTTCGACGAGCGCGGGGCCCGGGACAAGATCCTGCGCGCGCAGGCCGTCCCAACCCTGCAGACCCTCGACCTTGACGACAAGCCCGCCCTGATCCGCTGTTGCGGCGCGCTGCTGACCTATCTGGAGCTGACCCAGAAGCGCGACCTGAGCCATCTTGCGCCCTTCACCCCTCTGGATCTCTCCGCCACCCTGCTTCTGGACGAGGTCACCGAGCGCAATCTGGAGCTTTTCAGAACCATGGACGGCAGCAAGGGACGCGGCACCCTGTGGCAGGTCCTGGACCAGACCCAGACCCCCATGGGTGGCAGGCTGCTGGAAACCAGAATGCACCAGCCCTTCAAGGATCTCGGAAGCATCCTGCCCGTGCAGGAGCTGGTCGCCTATCTGCACGACGGCGATATGATCCGCGAGGATCTGCGCCGGGCGCTGGACAAGGTCTACGATCTGGAGCGCCTGTGCACGCGCATTGTCGTCAACCGCTCGACACCCAAGGATTTCGCCGCGCTCAAGGCGTCGCTGGGCGTGCTGCCGCGTCTGCATCAGGCTCTGCTTGAACTTGAGTCCCCGCCGCCACGCCTTGGCGCACTGCTGCGCGACTGGGATGATCTGGACGACGTGCACGCTCTGTTGGCCCGCGCGCTGGCCGATTCCCTGCCGCCGGTCATCACCGAAGGGGGGCTCTTCAGGCCGGGCTATGACGCGGCCCTCGACGAGCTCATGGACCTGACCGATCACGGTGAGACGGCGCTGACGGACATGCTCGAACGCGAGCGCACGGCCTGCGACATCCCCAAGCTCAAGCTCGGGTACACCAAGGTCTTCGGGTACTATTTCGAACTGAGCCGGGCCGTGGCGGCTGAACCGCCTGCCCACTTCATACGCCGCCAGACCCTGGTCAACGCCGAGCGCTACATCACCGAGGAGCTCAAACTCCTGGAGGAGAAGCTCCTGAGCGCTTCTGACCGGCGTAAGACCTACGAATACCAGCTTTTTCTCGCCCTGCGCGAGGAAGTGGCCGGACACCGCTCCCGTTTCATGCACATGGCCAAAATTCTGGCCGAGCTTGATTGCGCCCAGGGGCTCGCCCATGCCGCGCGCAAATGGGAATGGAGCAGGCCCGAACTGCACGACGGGCTTGAAATCGCCGTCAAAGGCGGACGCCATCCCGTGGTCGAGGCGGTGCAGGGCCGCTCGGGTTACATCCCCAACGACCTGACCCTGGACGACTCGGGCCGGGTGCTGCTCATCACCGGACCGAACATGGCCGGTAAATCGACGGTGCTGAGGCAGGTGGCGCTCATCTGCATCCTGGCCCAGATGGGCGGGTTCGTTCCCGCCGCCAAGGCCCGGCTTGGACTTTGCGACCGCATTTTTTCCCGGGTTGGCGCATCGGACAACCTGGCCATGGGCCAATCGACCTTCATGGTCGAAATGACGGAGACGGCACGCATCCTGCGGCAGGCGGGCAAGCGCTCCCTGGTCATCCTGGATGAGATCGGACGGGGCACGAGCACTTTCGACGGTCTGTCCCTGGCCTGGGCCGTGGCCGAGGAGCTGGCCCGTCGTCAGGGCGGAATCCGCACCCTTTTCGCGACGCATTACCACGAGCTGACCGTCCTTGAGGAACGCTTGCCCGGGGTGCGCAATTACAATATCGCCATCAAGGAATGGAAGGGCGACATCGTCTTTTTGCGCCGCATGGTCCCGGGGCCCGCGGACCGCAGCTACGGCATCGAGGTTGCCCGGCTGGCAGGCGTCCCGGCCTCGGTCGTGACCCGGGCCAAGGAGATCCTGGCGGTGCTGGAGCGACACGCTCCCGGCGGGGCCAAACGCAACGACTTCATCAGTCGGCAGGTCTCCCTGCCCGGCCTGACCAAGGCGGCGGTTCCACAAAAACAGCCCGAGGAACACGAGGTTCTGAAGGCCCTGAAAAAACTCAACGTCAACGAGCTTTCCCCCCTGGACGCACTCACCCTGCTCCACCAGTGGAAAGCAATGGCAGGATTGTCATGAAACGCACTCTTTTCCTGTTTCTTGTTCTCGTGCTCGCCGCCTGCGGCAAAAAGGAATGGCCGCAGCCCATCGTCAGCGATGAGATGATCCAGATCAATCACATGGAGGCCCGCATGGAAGAGGGCTGCGTGCTGATCAATGCCAAGCTGGGCGGACGGCTGGTCAACCTCGAATATTTCATGGTCGAGATCGAGCAGGACGGCTGCCCCACCTGCCCGTTCACCCCGTCCTTCGTGCGCAAATACTACCCCTACAGTTCCGGGGTGTACCGCCAGGAAAACAGCTACATCTTCACCATCTGCGAACCGCTGCCGGGCCAGACCCTGCGCATCCGCCTCAAGGCGGACAACACGCACCAGATCATCTCCCCGGCGCTGTCCGAAATCATCACCCTGACCCCATCCGCCCCCTAATCCCCCAAAGGAGAACATACATGCACTATTTTCAATACAAGAATGGTCAACTTCACGCCGAGGACATCGCCGTGGCCGATCTGGTCTATGAATACGGCACTCCGCTCTACATCTATTCCGCGACGACTTTAAAGCGCCACTACAAGGCCTTCGATTCCGCCTTCGAGGGCATCGACCACCTGACCTGCTACTCGGTCAAGGCCAACTCCAACCTGAGCTTCCTCAAGATTCTGGCCCAGGAAGGCGCGGGCACGGACATCGTCTCCGGGGGCGAACTTTTCCGGGCGCTCAGGGCCGGAGTGGACCCGAAGAAGATCGTCTATTCGGGTGTGGGCAAGAAGGTCGTCGAGATCCAGGAAGCCCTCTTCGCAGACATCCTCATGTTCAACGTGGAGTCCGTGCAGGAGCTTGAGCGCATCAACGAAGTGGCCGCCGGGCTGGACAAGGTCGCGCGTGTCAGCCTGCGCATCAACCCCGACGTGGACCCCAAGACCCACCCCTACGTCTCCACCGGCCTCAAGGAAAACAAGTTCGGCCTGTCCCGCCCCGATGCCCTGAAAGCCTACGCCCTGGCCAAGAGCCTGCCCAATGTCGAACCCATCGGCATGGATTGCCACATCGGCTCCCAGCTGACCCAGCTTTCCCCCTTCATGGAAGCGCTGGACAAGCTCAAGGAGTTTCATGGCCAGTTGCTGGAGATGGGCATCAAGATCAAGTACATGGACTTAGGAGGCGGCCTTGGCATCACCTACAACGAGGAAACCCCGCCCCACCCCGAGGAGCTTGGCAAGGCTCTGGTCGAGTCTTTGAAGGATCTGGACGTGACCCTCATCCTCGAGCCCGGCCGTGTCATCGCCGGAAACACCGGCATCCTCGTGACCGAAGTGCAGTACACCAAGACCAACGAAGACAAGACATTCGTCATCGTCGACGCGGCCATGAACGACCTGGTTCGTCCCTCCCTGTACGGTTCCTACCACCGCATTGCTTCGGTGCGTGAAGGAAACGGCGAGGAAATGACCGCCGACGTGGTCGGCCCCATCTGCGAATCCGGCGATTTTCTGGCCAAGAACCGCACCTTCCCCAAGGTCGGCCAGGGCGATCTGCTGGCCGCCTTTTCGGCCGGAGCCTACGGGTTCGTCATGTCCTCGCAGTACAATTCCAGGGCTCGCGCCGCCGAGATCATGGTCGAGGGCGACAAGCACGTGGTTATCCGCAAGCGCGAGGTCTACAACGACCTTGTGGCGTTGGAAGAGGATGGGCTGGCGTGCATCGGCCGACTGAAGAAATAGCCTTGCGGCTTGAATGAAAATCCCCCCGGCAGCTTCAGGCGGCCGGGGGGATTTTTTTGTGAAAGCGCGGAAAGCTTATTCAGGAGGGCCGGGCGGAAGATGAATGTGGACAGTCCATGCCCTTGCTCCCGTCCATGGGATCTTTCAAGCCATGCGACCTTTCAACCGCGCCGCCCGAATTTCTGCATCGCCATCAGCGCAAGCGCGCGCCCCAGGATCGCGAGCATGACCAGGGCGGCCACGACGGAAAGCAGACCGCCCTCCTCGGATCCCAAGTCACCGAGCCAGGCGTGCACCTCGTAGCCGAGCCAAAAATAGAGGGCATCGGCCGCCACGGCGCAGACGAGGGTGACGGCGATGATGGAACCTACGTAGATGATGGCGGATTTCTTGCCCAGCATCCTGCCGACCATGACCATGGTGGCCGCGTTGGTGGCCGGTCCGGCAAGCAGGAAGACCAGCAGCGCGCCGGGCGAGAAACCCTTGAGGGCCAGGGCCGCCGCGATGGGCGTGCTGGCCGTGGCGCAGACATACATGGGCAGGGCCACGGCCAGCATGGCCAGCATGGCGGTCAGCCCGCCGCCCGGCAACATGCGTCCCAGGTCGTCGGGCAGGTAGACGGTGATGACGCCCGCCAGCAGGATGCCAAGCGTGAACCAGGGCGCGATGTCCGCCAGCAGATCGTCGAAGGCGAAGCGCTGGCCGCCCAGAAAACGCCTGAAGCGCGATGGCGCGGCCGGATCGCCGCCGCAGGAACAGCAGCCGGAAGCGCAGGCCGACGCGGCGCCGAGGGGCGTAAGGTCCGGAGTCGTCCGGAGATCCTGAAGCGCGCCCTTGCCGATGCCATGCTCAGCATCCTTGCCGGGTTCCTTGACTGGTTCCTTGCCTGGATCCTTGTCTGCCGCGTCGATAAGCACGCCCGTCACCATGGCCGTCAGAAAGGCCGAAGCGGGGCGCAGCACGGTCATGAGCGGATCGAGAAGCGCCCAGCTCACGGCCATGGAATCCACGCCGGTCTCGGGTGTGGAAATGAGAAACGAGGCCGTGGCCCCCTTGCCGGCTCCCTGTCGCCTGAGCCCCGCCGCCGCCGGGATGACCCCGCAGCTGCACAGAGGCAGGGGCACGCCGAAGAGCGCCGCCTTGAAGATGTTTCCGGACTGA is part of the Desulfomicrobium macestii genome and encodes:
- a CDS encoding SDR family oxidoreductase produces the protein MHNKTLTALESKRHWLITGVAGFIGSNLLETLLRHDQQVTGLDNFSTGHRHNLGEVQGSMTPEQWARFRFIEGDIRDLPTCMEACRGVDYVLHQAALGSVPRSIVDPLLTNANNVTGFLNMLVAAKDSKVTRFVYAASSSTYGDHPGLPKVEETIGKPLSPYAVTKYVNELYAEVFLKTYGMDSVGLRYFNVFGKRQDPEGAYAAVIPKWFAGLLREETVWINGDGETSRDFCFIDNCVQANILAACATAPEVAGSVFNVAFGQRTTLGELFYLIRDEAAKFKPACAEAQPSHRDFRAGDVRHSLADISRSRRLLGYDPAFGVRDGLARAGEWYARHLG
- a CDS encoding basic amino acid ABC transporter substrate-binding protein, which gives rise to MRTRIALVLLALLLMAGNALAKDVVFAVDATYPPMEMIDADKNIVGFGPEVVIAMGKAGGFNPILKNTAWDGIFAGLASGKYDAIASSVSITDERKQNMDFSDPYFEVKQGVIVPKGSGIASVADLAGKTVASQMGTTGYFLCKKIEGATAKSYDEIGLAVEDLYNGRIDAVIADDAVASNYALQHEQYSQKLTLAFLIAPESPEYLGFAVNKGNKEIVDLINSSLAAIKASGEYDKIYAKWFGAK
- a CDS encoding tetratricopeptide repeat protein, with the translated sequence MQWLRSLLGLRDDHADLFSPVPPNPALDALAAIDDLSRAMRNHHGAIEICSALGNLYRMRGELDRAIQMRSSLLQRADLGREDQSRIYFELGRDYSRAGILDRAQEALRKCRDIGGDNPALELELALLHAKGGDFLAASRQYRKMGLDLQAAHYLVRAATTGTEAADQGLLAEAREIYPASPEAWLEGIMFQISRESWDDVIALLDQGLGSVGTHLGFVLLDPLLDYEDSGVPVKAILPAAHLDALLAVIDRHPPELAPLHYAGCLLRAHGRVEEAKTWQEKTLLMSPAFWPARLELLTMSLPEQQMTPVFEFQLEFLLRRAREAKRFVCARCGLKRGQIFFCCPKCMSWHSITIRQLLSDEAS
- a CDS encoding LapA family protein gives rise to the protein MRYLKVLGLVALFFFSMLFFVQNHDILIQELALELKVFGWHYQTEAVPFYLIILMAFVIGSLLCTFYFFLEKIRLSKQCRQYKKEMDALEREVASLRPKTMDEYTTPESTENIQN
- a CDS encoding CBS domain-containing protein, yielding MPPETPFNTVITCHANADFDALAAMIAVSKLYPGAALVFPGTQESSLKDYFIQSAMYLFNFKSLKDLDLNAVRLLVVVDTRQRSRLAHVEPLFALPDLQIHLYDHHPATDDALDASLDIYEAWGATTSIIVAKLKEKALTVSPDEATIMGLGIFEDTGGFTFKSTTEHDFEAAAWLRTMGMDLDVIRDIMSRELSTEQVAILSELIDSATTHTINGVDIVIAEVVLDTYVGDFALLTHKLMDMENIRVLFAIGHMGDRIQLVARSKVQEVDVGVVCSSFGGGGHAYAASASIKDRTISQVKDELFALLYSLINPQMVVRDFMSSPVVRIKAAQSVVQAAEVMVRYGLKALPVVEYGDQVCGIIENSVAEKAVGHGLGDERVTEYMLEDFHFVTEDQDLYQVMEIILGHRQRLVPVLRGQELVGVITRTDLINLMVQEPARIPESLLSDKRQEKNIRQILLERLPKDIVSLLQLAGQTGQELDVAVYAVGGFVRDMLLGIPNDDIDLVVEGDGIAFAQNLGRKLGARVRPHLKFRTAVLILPGGQKIDVATARLEYYEYPAALPIVELSSLKMDLYRRDFSINTLAIHLCPPHFGRLVDFFGGQQDIKDGVIRVLHSLSFVEDPTRIIRAIRFEQRFQFKIGGQTERLIKNAVRLNIFQKLSGARIRHELRLLAEDSAPLDAFIRMRDLGLLQEIHPLLHFPQTKEALLEEIERVITWYKLLFREEAPDIWIVYFLGLVSGFDTHQVQALTSRLRFPPKRIELVESTRRQLRYVAMQLAQWGKNGGSAADLYDILSPLSLEGLLYTMAKQRKLELKKAVSHYLTHLQDVGILVTGSDIKKMGLEPGPRFANILRAVKRAVLNGEVRTREDQLKYARRMAASLQGQEPKAVS
- a CDS encoding amino acid ABC transporter permease, producing MNPQYSTKAVKIDIGDGAAIPLKKDSGLFNAWWLTFFGAIGIIIYLCVTQPEPYWRILQFLPDGVLVTFQVTFLSIMLSLVLGLITGLGRLSRNKVLNLIASTYVEVIRGIPLLVQLFYIYFALGRLELFKDLPPMAAAVLAMGICYGAYMGEVFRAGIDSIDKGQAEAARSLGFNRLQTMMYVVLPQAWRTILPPVGNEFIALLKDSSLVSILAVSDLLRRGREFASESFLYFEAYTMVALVYLVITLFLSKAVSKMEQRLNYYERD
- a CDS encoding amino acid ABC transporter ATP-binding protein: MNGTRPIIEIKNVYKFFGQLQALNDVSLSINSGEKVVIIGPSGSGKSTLLRSINRLETIDSGSIVVDGQDINAKDNDINLIRQELGMVFQSFNLFPHKTVLGNLTMAPMKLKKVPELEAKKRALALLDKVGIREKAEVYPAMLSGGQQQRVAIARALAMNPKIMLFDEPTSALDPEMIGEVLDVMVTLAREGMTMVVVTHEMGFAREVADRVIFMDHGQIVETGTPEHFFTSPEHPRTKKFLSQIL
- a CDS encoding HIT family protein; protein product: MKTLHAPWRINYILGPKPDSCVFCLPESTDGDEDRFVLHRAENCFVIMNIFPYSSGHLMVTPYRHVSNITELDTRESHEIMDYVQKCSFILEQAFNPHGINIGVNIGEAAGAGIKEHLHVHLVPRWNGDHSFMAVMSETSVLPEHLRSTYKRLKPYFNNLQR